One Azospirillum lipoferum 4B DNA segment encodes these proteins:
- a CDS encoding beta-xylosidase translates to MIEAAKIWNEPNNKSHWDPNLDPEWDLFARMTILAGQAIRAENSTITRVLGGMSPIDPSFVRRLDERGVLDEVDVVAVHGFPLDWNLWQIHDWPNKIDEIRAVTDKPVWVTEAGVSSFGAEEVQAWGVKRTAELLIGKVPRIHWYSLYDLPSHWEATTRHKEAEGSSYYRHFHMGLLRADGMPKPAVEAFAPYAGQMGICQWFHYEDHRLDDAVAWLKRLGVRHLRTGLSWADSFRPNALDWFDRQMEALADFDVTVTFCFTPEHRGVEPHHTSPPQVAEEFAEFCAAMIRRYGTTRTADSAASMAAVG, encoded by the coding sequence ATGATCGAAGCCGCCAAGATCTGGAACGAGCCGAACAACAAGTCGCACTGGGATCCCAACCTCGACCCCGAATGGGACCTGTTCGCCCGCATGACAATCCTGGCCGGACAGGCGATCCGGGCGGAGAATTCCACCATCACCCGCGTGCTGGGCGGCATGTCTCCCATCGACCCGTCCTTCGTCCGCCGGCTCGACGAGCGCGGCGTGCTCGACGAGGTGGACGTGGTGGCGGTCCACGGCTTCCCGCTCGACTGGAATCTCTGGCAGATCCACGACTGGCCGAACAAGATCGACGAGATCCGCGCCGTCACCGACAAGCCGGTCTGGGTGACTGAGGCCGGCGTGTCCTCCTTCGGCGCCGAGGAGGTCCAGGCCTGGGGCGTCAAGCGCACCGCCGAACTGCTGATCGGCAAGGTGCCGCGCATCCACTGGTACAGCCTGTACGACCTGCCCAGCCATTGGGAGGCCACCACCCGCCACAAGGAGGCGGAAGGGTCGTCCTACTATCGCCACTTCCACATGGGGCTGCTGCGCGCCGACGGCATGCCGAAACCGGCGGTGGAGGCCTTCGCCCCCTATGCCGGGCAGATGGGCATCTGCCAGTGGTTCCATTACGAGGATCACCGGCTGGATGACGCGGTGGCCTGGCTGAAGCGGCTGGGAGTGCGGCACCTGCGCACCGGCCTGTCCTGGGCCGACAGCTTCCGCCCCAACGCGCTCGACTGGTTCGACCGCCAGATGGAGGCGCTGGCCGATTTCGACGTGACCGTCACCTTCTGTTTCACCCCCGAACACCGCGGCGTCGAACCCCACCACACCAGCCCGCCCCAGGTGGCGGAGGAGTTCGCCGAGTTCTGCGCCGCCATGATCCGCCGCTACGGCACCACGCGGACGGCCGATTCGGCGGCGTCGATGGCGGCGGTGGGGTAA
- a CDS encoding potassium channel family protein produces MDKPAERRLQDRRRAKPSLRKGRLLHVRSGLSAEKTLLVRIGIVIVLLTLVIAVFWFDRDGLRDNLDDHISFPDILYFAMITVTTVGYGDIVPVSHTARLIDAFAVTPIRIFIWFIFLGTAYELVVQRIVEEFRLSRIQKQLQDHIVLCGFGHSGFIAAQETVAKGHPADRVVVIDDSEDRIHLAAEAGFVGLLGDATSEDTLIKACVGKAKAVIVSTGRDDTTILVVLTVRHLSAATKIVASIKQEENIKLANLSGADLVVSPPRIGGYLMADAVETSHATPFLCDLMSAGGKMVLSERRAEADEVGRTMAEITGGMVVQVHSHGRNIPFTERNRYIIQAQDTLLIISPPGDGKIPSPAHPL; encoded by the coding sequence ATGGACAAACCGGCAGAGCGGCGGCTTCAGGACAGGCGCCGGGCGAAACCTTCCCTACGCAAGGGTCGGCTGCTCCATGTCCGTTCCGGCCTGTCGGCGGAAAAGACGCTGCTGGTGCGCATCGGCATCGTCATCGTGCTGCTCACGCTGGTCATCGCGGTGTTCTGGTTCGACCGCGACGGGCTGAGGGACAATCTGGACGATCACATCAGCTTTCCGGACATCCTCTATTTCGCCATGATCACGGTGACCACCGTCGGCTATGGCGACATCGTGCCGGTCAGCCACACCGCCCGCCTGATCGACGCCTTCGCCGTCACGCCGATCCGCATCTTCATCTGGTTCATCTTCCTCGGCACCGCCTACGAGTTGGTGGTGCAGAGGATCGTGGAGGAATTCCGCTTGAGCCGCATTCAGAAGCAGTTGCAAGACCACATCGTGCTGTGCGGCTTCGGGCACAGCGGGTTCATCGCCGCACAGGAAACCGTCGCGAAGGGCCATCCCGCCGACCGCGTCGTCGTCATCGACGATTCGGAGGACCGCATCCATCTGGCGGCCGAAGCCGGTTTCGTCGGCCTGCTGGGCGACGCCACCAGCGAGGACACGCTGATCAAGGCCTGCGTCGGCAAGGCCAAGGCGGTGATCGTCAGCACCGGGCGCGACGACACCACCATCCTGGTGGTCCTGACGGTGCGCCACCTGTCCGCCGCCACCAAGATCGTCGCCAGCATCAAGCAGGAGGAGAACATCAAGCTCGCCAACCTCAGCGGCGCCGATCTGGTGGTGTCGCCGCCCAGGATCGGCGGCTATCTGATGGCCGACGCGGTGGAGACGAGCCACGCCACCCCCTTCCTGTGCGACCTGATGTCGGCCGGCGGCAAGATGGTGCTGAGCGAGCGGCGGGCGGAAGCGGACGAGGTCGGCCGGACCATGGCGGAGATCACCGGCGGCATGGTGGTGCAGGTCCACAGCCATGGCCGCAACATCCCCTTCACCGAGCGCAACCGCTACATCATCCAGGCGCAGGACACGCTGCTGATCATCAGCCCGCCGGGGGACGGAAAGATCCCCTCTCCCGCTCACCCCCTGTAA